From one Lycium ferocissimum isolate CSIRO_LF1 chromosome 5, AGI_CSIRO_Lferr_CH_V1, whole genome shotgun sequence genomic stretch:
- the LOC132055410 gene encoding putative Peroxidase 48 → MDFTRKLSFLVFLLCVLISLQNQDVDINKHFSSRTDKYYSLSVNDNDNVDDDSNSIFDYSFPPLPMFATTSVERRKLQQQTSSLGSLKYDYYHETCPEAERIIRSSVRDLFKKRPQIAPALLRLVFHDCFVEGCDASVLLDSVEGMHSEKESPPNESLKGFDVIDIVKSQLEEACPGVVSCADAVVLAARESVILAGGPFYPLKTGRRDSVASFAEVATFELPSPQDDLSKIIESFSSKGFDEREAVSLLGAHSTGKIHCKFFVNRLYNFSGTNSSDPSMDSEFLSLLRSKCNTNQATNLMSPASKSLSPSQLISASPSPSSFIVQLSSVPVEEPAMKMDYEGPGESFGTLYYRSLLQGRGILYVDQQLTAGEETKTWVQAYASDVSLFHKDFGLTMMKLSNLGVLTAPVGQVRKDCRKVS, encoded by the exons ATGGATTTTACACGGAAATTGAGCTTTCTTGTGTTTCTGTTATGTGTTCTCATCTCTTTACAGAACCAAGACGTTGATATCAATAAGCATTTCTCTTCACGCACTGACAAATATTACTCTCTATCtgttaatgataatgataatgttgatgatgattctaACTCGATTTTTGATTACTCGTTTCCACCTCTTCCAATGTTTGCTACTACTTCTGTAGAGAGAAGGAAGCTCCAACAACAAACTAGCTCACTTGGTTCTCTCAAATACGATTACTACCATGAAACTTGTCCTGAAGCTGAGCGAATAATCAGATCAAGCGTTAGAGATCTTTTTAAAAAGAGACCACAGATTGCTCCTGCATTGTTGAGGCTTGTTTTCCACGACTGTTTTGTTGAG GGATGTGATGCCTCAGTTTTACTGGACTCTGTTGAGGGAATGCATAGCGAGAAAGAATCTCCGCCCAACGAGTCATTGAAGGGCTTTGACGTTATAGATATCGTTAAATCACAGCTTGAAGAAGCTTGTCCAGGAGTTGTTTCCTGTGCTGATGCTGTTGTTTTGGCTGCTAGAGAAAGTGTTATTTTG GCTGGTGGCCCTTTCTACCCACTGAAAACAGGAAGGAGAGACAGTGTAGCTTCATTCGCAGAAGTTGCAACATTTGAGCTTCCTAGTCCTCAGGATGATCTTTCCAAGATCATTGAATCATTCTCATCCAAAGGTTTCGACGAAAGGGAGGCAGTAAGCCTCTTAG GGGCTCACAGCACTGGAAAGATCCATTGCAAATTCTTCGTCAACAGGCTCTACAACTTCAGCGGGACTAATAGCTCTGACCCTTCTATGGACTCGGAATTTTTGAGTCTCTTGAGGTCAAAATGCAACACCAATCAGGCTACTAATTTGATGTCACCAGCATCAAAATCACTATCGCCGTCCCAACTAATTTCAGCATCACCTTCACCTTCATCTTTTATCGTTCAATTGTCATCCGTCCCGGTGGAGGAGCCAGCAATGAAGATGGACTATGAAGGACCTGGAGAAAGTTTTGGTACACTATATTACCGCAGTCTTCTACAAGGCAGGGGAATACTCTATGTAGATCAACAGCTTACGGCAGGGGAAGAAACTAAAACCTGGGTTCAAGCTTATGCTTCAGATGTGTCTTTGTTTCACAAAGATTTTGGTTTGACAATGATGAAGCTTTCTAACTTGGGAGTCCTGACTGCACCAGTGGGACAGGTTCGCAAAGATTGCCGGAAAGTTTCCTGA
- the LOC132055411 gene encoding uncharacterized protein LOC132055411 has product MDELYYKIEPQMLLKKTIQKTKNFLHKTPHNLKSFLFRGHDKLPKVARHLNPFSGSRRIFGSKRISKSTVQQIDELYRDYYEQWQQPDHNEISERKIAGKKFRKYQGMADGDTESQRKISVRFSVKDMERERRKEEEKKGREVLTRSTSKGGLTLLQKMEELEMMEGEDIDHVLDVQEVLQCYSLLSSPVYVDIVDRFFMDMYTEFSIRKPSGSVNSSMRRLGPLKL; this is encoded by the coding sequence ATGGACGAGTTGTACTACAAGATAGAGCCACAAATGCTGCTTAAGAAAACCATCCAGAAGACTAAGAATTTCCTCCACAAAACTCCCCATAATCTCAAGTCGTTTCTCTTTAGAGGTCACGACAAGCTACCTAAAGTTGCTCGTCACCTCAATCCTTTCTCAGGCAGCAGACGAATATTTGGCAGCAAAAGAATCTCAAAGTCTACTGTTCAGCAGATAGATGAATTGTACAGGGACTACTATGAACAATGGCAACAGCCTGATCACAATGAGATTTCAGAGAGAAAGATCGCTGGCAAAAAATTTAGGAAATATCAAGGGATGGCTGACGGAGATACGGAAAGCCAGAGGAAAATTTCAGTGCGGTTCAGTGTGAAGGACATGGAAAGAGAAAGGAGAAAGGAAGAGGAGAAGAAAGGGCGAGAGGTCTTAACACGAAGCACGAGTAAAGGGGGTCTAACTTTACTGCAGAAGATGGAGGAATTGGAAATGATGGAAGGAGAAGATATCGATCATGTGCTGGATGTGCAAGAAGTGCTCCAATGCTACTCTCTGCTAAGCAGTCCAGTTTATGTTGACATTGTTGACAGATTTTTCATGGACATGTACACCGAGTTCTCGATTCGAAAACCATCAGGCAGTGTCAACAGTTCAATGCGAAGACTTGGTCCTCTCAAGCTGTAG
- the LOC132055413 gene encoding large ribosomal subunit protein eL37x encodes MGKGTGSFGKRRNKTHTLCVRCGRRSFHLQKSRCSACAYPAARKRSYNWSVKAIRRKTTGTGRMRYLRNVPRRFKTNFREGTEAAPRKKAAASA; translated from the exons ATG GGTAAGGGAACAGGAAGTTTCGGTAAGAGGAGGAACAAGACTCACACACTATGTGTGAGATGTGGTCGCCGAAGTTTCCATCTCCAGAAAAGTCGTTGTTCTGCTTGTGCTTATCCTGCTGCCCGTAAAAGATCAT ACAACTGGAGTGTGAAGGCAATCCGCAGAAAGACAACTGGTACTGGACGTATGAGGTACCTCCGCAATGTCCCTCGCAGATTCAAGACCAATTTCAGAGAAG GAACTGAAGCAGCTCCAAGGAAGAAGGCTGCCGCTTCTGCTTGA